One stretch of Camelus bactrianus isolate YW-2024 breed Bactrian camel chromosome 21, ASM4877302v1, whole genome shotgun sequence DNA includes these proteins:
- the OR6P1 gene encoding olfactory receptor 6P1, with protein MRNLSGDHIAEFVLVGFPTSPPIQLLLFALFLAIYLLTLLENALIISTIWLTPSLHRPMYFFLGHLSVLELWYINVTVPRLLGAFLILDSRVSFVGCMTQLYFFIALACTECVLLAVMAYDRYLAICEPLRYPSLMPSSMATRLAASSWGSGFFSSMMKLLFISRLSYCGPNIINHFFCDISPLLNLTCSDKEQAELVDFLLALVMILLPLLVVVSSYAAIIAAILRIPTAQGRHKAFSTCASHLAVVVIYYSSTLFTYARPRAMYTFNHNKVISVLYTVIVPFLNPAIYCLRNKEVKDALRKTVLARCHCPRSVPD; from the coding sequence ATGAGAAATTTGAGTGGAGACCACATAGCGGAGTTTGTTTTGGTGGGCTTCCCTACCTCTCCACCCATCCAGCTGCTCCTCTTTGCCCTCTTCcttgcaatttatttgttgaCGTTATTGGAGAATGCACTCATCATTTCCACCATCTGGCTCACTCCAAGCCTTCATCGCCCAATGTACTTTTTCCTTGGCCATCTCTCCGTCCTGGAGCTATGGTACATCAATGTCACAGTTCCCCGACTCTTGGGAGCATTTCTTATCCTGGACAGTAGAGTCTCCTTTGTAGGTTGCATGACTCAACTCTATTTCTTCATTGCCTTAGCCTGCACCGAATGTGTCCTGTTAGCCGTCATGGCATATGACCGCTACCTGGCCATCTGTGAACCCCTTCGTTATCCTAGTCTCATGCCTTCCAGCATGGCCACTCGCCTTGCTGCATCCTCTTGGGGCAGTGGCTTCTTCAGCTCCATGATGaagcttcttttcatttcccgACTGTCCTACTGTGGACCTAACATCATCAACcactttttctgtgatatttcCCCACTGCTTAACCTCACCTGCTCTGACAAGGAACAAGCAGAGCTGGTAGACTTCCTCTTGGCCCTGGTGATGATTCTCCTCCCTCTGTTAGTTGTGGTTTCATCGTATGCTGCCATAATTGCAGCCATCCTGAGGATTCCTACTGCCCAGGGACGCCACAAAGCCTTCTCCACGTGCGCCTCTCACCTGGCAGTGGTTGTGATCTACTACTCTTCCACGCTCTTTACCTATGCACGGCCCCGGGCCATGTACACCTTCAACCACAACAAGGTCATCTCCGTGCTCTATACTGTCATTGTACCATTCCTCAATCCAGCCATCTACTGCCTGAGgaacaaggaggtgaaggacGCCCTCAGGAAGACAGTGCTGGCTAGATGCCATTGTCCCAGGAGTGTCCCAGATTGA
- the LOC105069571 gene encoding olfactory receptor 10X1-like, translating into MKINQTILKEFILVGFSVYPQVQTFLFVVFFGLYLLTLTGNLAIMGLTWVDRSLHTPMYLFLSALSFSETCYTLTIIPRMLTDLLAKNRSISVIGCSLQMYFFLALGGTHTIILTVMGYDRFLAICNPLRYPLLMTNMVCGQLVASAWAVGFFISVTETALIFRGSFCSPNLVKHFFCHMRAVVRLSCLHSDLTEFTVTLISVSGLMGTFLLIVLTYVFILSTVLRIPSAEGKQKAFSTCASHLTVVIVHFGFASIVYLKPEASGGDDTLIAVPYTVITPFLSPLIFSLRNKDMKGAFRKVLGKTILLNK; encoded by the coding sequence ATGAAGATCAACCAGACAATCCTGAAGGAATTCATTCTTGTGGGCTTTTCTGTTTACCCACAGGTACAGACGTTcctctttgtggttttctttGGCCTCTACCTTCTCACCCTCACAGGTAACCTAGCCATCATGGGTCTAACTTGGGTAGACAgatccctccacacccccatgtaccTCTTCCTTAGTGCACTCTCTTTCTCTGAGACCTGCTACACACTCACCATTATCCCCAGGATGCTGACAGATCTCCTGGCCAAGAACAGAAGCATTTCAGTCATAGGATGTAGCTTGCAGATGTATTTCTTCTTGGCACTTGGTGGCACTCATACAATCATTCTCACTGTGATGGGATATGACCGCTTTCTGGCCATCTGCAACCCCCTCAGGTATCCATTGCTTATGACCAACATGGTATGTGGACAACTGGTGGCCTCTGCTTGGGCTGTGGGTTTCTTTATCTCTGTGACAGAGACTGCACTGATATTCAGGGGCTCTTTCTGCAGCCCCAACCTGGTCAAACACTTCTTCTGTCATATGCGGGCAGTTGTGAGGCTGTCCTGTCTACACAGTGACCTCACAGAATTCACTGTTACACTGATCTCAGTGTCAGGCCTGATGGGCACCTTCCTGCTCATCGTCCTCACTTACGTCTTCATTCTTTCCACTGTCTTGAGGATCCCTTCAGCTGAGGGCAAGCAGAAGGCATTTTCTACCTGTGCCTCCCACCTCACGGTGGTCATCGTCCACTTTGGCTTTGCATCTATTGTTTATCTGAAGCCAGAAGCATCGGGGGGAGATGACACACTCATAGCAGTCCCTTACACTGTCATTACTCCTTTCCTCAGCCCTCTCATATTCAGCCTCAGGAATAAGGACATGAAGGGTGCTTTTAGAAAGGTACTTGGAAAGAcaattttgttgaataaataa